From Dehalococcoidia bacterium, one genomic window encodes:
- a CDS encoding aldehyde ferredoxin oxidoreductase family protein: protein MGNAYAGQVLRVNLTKGDWKVEELDMDLVKKFIGGRGLGGKILFDEVDPNVDPLGPDNKLIFATGPLTGTGAPTGARYMVVAKSPLTGTIGYANSGGYFGPELKYAGYDVIIFEGKSEKPVYLSIDDDEIELKPASHLWGKNSAETDELIKAELGDQWRTVDTRVACIGPAGERLSRIAAIMTENSAAARTGLGAVMGSKNLKAIAVRGTKNVRLADGEAFRSKIPELIGLFKRHPSYGVTGTMHTYGTASALRLGNVAGSFPTRNFTAGTFEAENEENPGLDPVVLREKMLIRAKGCFACPIGCKRVTRTTLPGFEGHGEGPEFETAALLGACCGVNNLSAVLKANFICNEMGLDTISTGVTIACAMELYERGYLTEAEAGCKLNFGNAEALVEITRKIGLREGLGDILAEGAYRTAEKFGHPEVFIGAKRMEMPAHHARALQGMGLGYATSNRGACHNSARMSFVEFPAVGTGTVTEGKAQSVKENQDLMAVVDASGLCAFATGIVMPEELLLLLNAATGLDFEMNGLMAVGERIWNQERLFNLKAGFTKADDTISKRMLEEPMPDGLAEGSVVKLDEMLPEYYKLRCWDAEGVPTKDKLAALGL, encoded by the coding sequence ATCCGAACGTCGACCCGCTGGGTCCCGACAACAAGCTGATATTTGCCACCGGCCCTCTAACCGGAACCGGCGCCCCTACGGGTGCCCGGTACATGGTAGTGGCCAAATCCCCTTTGACAGGCACGATCGGCTATGCCAATTCCGGGGGCTATTTCGGCCCTGAGCTGAAGTATGCCGGATATGATGTGATCATCTTCGAAGGCAAGTCGGAGAAGCCGGTTTACCTTTCCATCGATGACGATGAAATCGAACTCAAACCAGCCTCCCATCTGTGGGGCAAAAACAGTGCAGAGACCGATGAGCTGATCAAGGCGGAGCTCGGTGATCAGTGGAGAACCGTGGACACCCGTGTTGCCTGTATCGGTCCTGCCGGGGAGAGGCTGTCGAGAATCGCTGCCATCATGACAGAGAACAGCGCGGCGGCGCGGACCGGGCTGGGAGCGGTGATGGGCTCGAAGAACCTTAAAGCCATAGCCGTCAGGGGAACCAAAAATGTTCGCCTGGCCGATGGGGAGGCGTTCAGGAGCAAGATCCCGGAGTTGATCGGGCTGTTCAAGCGTCATCCGTCTTACGGCGTCACGGGAACAATGCATACCTACGGCACTGCATCCGCCCTCAGGCTGGGAAACGTGGCAGGTTCGTTTCCTACCCGGAACTTCACCGCTGGGACATTCGAGGCGGAAAATGAAGAAAATCCGGGACTCGATCCTGTGGTTCTCAGGGAAAAGATGTTGATCAGGGCCAAGGGGTGTTTTGCTTGTCCCATCGGGTGCAAGCGGGTCACCAGAACCACTCTGCCCGGATTCGAAGGCCACGGCGAAGGGCCTGAGTTTGAAACGGCAGCCCTGCTTGGCGCTTGTTGCGGAGTGAACAATCTCTCCGCTGTCCTGAAGGCCAACTTCATCTGTAACGAGATGGGGCTGGACACCATATCGACAGGCGTTACCATCGCTTGCGCCATGGAACTCTATGAACGGGGATACCTGACTGAAGCGGAAGCCGGATGCAAATTGAATTTCGGCAACGCCGAGGCGCTGGTGGAAATCACGCGCAAGATCGGGCTGCGCGAGGGTCTGGGAGACATACTTGCCGAAGGCGCTTATCGGACAGCAGAAAAGTTCGGCCATCCGGAGGTGTTCATCGGAGCCAAAAGAATGGAGATGCCGGCGCATCATGCCAGGGCGCTTCAAGGCATGGGCTTGGGGTATGCCACTTCCAACAGAGGCGCCTGTCATAACAGCGCCAGGATGTCCTTCGTGGAGTTTCCCGCCGTCGGCACCGGAACTGTAACTGAGGGCAAGGCACAGTCGGTCAAAGAAAATCAGGACCTCATGGCCGTCGTTGATGCATCCGGCTTGTGCGCTTTCGCCACGGGCATAGTGATGCCAGAAGAACTACTCCTCCTGTTAAACGCCGCGACCGGCCTTGATTTTGAGATGAATGGTCTGATGGCGGTGGGTGAGCGTATCTGGAACCAGGAGAGGCTCTTCAACCTGAAAGCCGGTTTCACTAAAGCAGACGACACGATATCCAAGAGAATGCTTGAAGAACCCATGCCGGACGGGCTGGCTGAAGGCAGCGTAGTCAAGCTCGACGAGATGTTGCCTGAGTATTACAAGCTTCGATGCTGGGATGCAGAGGGAGTTCCCACCAAGGATAAACTGGCTGCATTAGGGCTGTAA